A genome region from Colwellia sp. Arc7-D includes the following:
- a CDS encoding M14 family zinc carboxypeptidase, translating to MSTYLPSDSVYNQKIPTPESTLGFGIGERHPRHDQVLSYLQKVAVASDRVNIEEMGRTTQFRSQVLLTISSPDNLNNIDEILARRSNIAASSKDPIVVWLGYSVHGDEISGTNAAMVVAYHLAASQDKAVADMLNDTIIVIEPSLNPDGMDRFVNWVTTHRGIAENPDPNHIEHHQNWRTGRTNHFGFDLNRDWLLLSQKESQNRLPYFHQYQPNVLGDFHEMGANGSYFFQPGIPTRTHPLTPEKNTELTQLLATYHAKALDKKERLYYSEESFDDFYYGKGSTYPDINGGIGVLFEQASSRGFQQQTVNGLLTFEYGIQNHVLTSLSTIEGAWKNQAKFKDYRRDFFKLAEKQASDESFNGYIFTETSDHYRLQAFLSKLQQHQIKVYPLKQDYKRHELTYIAEQSYYIPLEQPQYRVIKALFNQQQNFEDNTFYDVSGWTLPLAMNIKFDQVSSTWGLKTQEKSWQPSEAKATEVSESAYAYAFEWHDFLAPKLLNKITNANITAKVATKDFSATVNGKVKSFNQGTIIVPAGIQQVENWQSILTDLAAQSQIPLNALDTGLTAKGIDIGSSSFRPVSAPKVLLVGGKGVSQYEAGEMLYYLDSLLEIPVTVVEMQRLSAIDLAEYSHIIMVDGKYKALSTQVVGKFASWVANGGVIFGQKSAAQWLSTNEILKIDFVSKNHIDQLFDTDKLTYGDKEKLSARKRIAGAIFKAELDISHPLAYGYQQSELPVFRNSTIIMEQTAKPFISVAKYSKTPLLSGYSDQNLVNRLANNPTLVAHNVGKGRVIASTDDLVFRGYFLGSMKIVANSLFFAKAFSATLAE from the coding sequence AGTCTACTTTAGGTTTTGGTATCGGTGAACGTCACCCTCGTCATGACCAAGTATTAAGTTATTTACAAAAAGTGGCAGTAGCTTCTGATCGAGTTAATATTGAGGAGATGGGTCGAACCACGCAATTTCGTTCACAAGTTTTGCTGACGATTTCTAGCCCCGATAATCTTAATAATATTGATGAAATTTTAGCAAGGCGCTCAAATATAGCAGCGTCATCTAAAGATCCTATTGTGGTCTGGCTAGGCTATAGTGTGCATGGCGATGAAATCAGTGGTACCAATGCCGCCATGGTGGTTGCATATCATTTAGCTGCCTCACAAGATAAAGCTGTTGCCGATATGCTCAACGACACTATTATCGTTATAGAGCCAAGTCTTAACCCTGACGGTATGGACAGATTTGTTAATTGGGTAACTACACATCGTGGGATCGCCGAGAACCCTGATCCAAACCATATTGAACATCATCAAAATTGGCGTACTGGTCGTACTAATCATTTTGGTTTTGACTTAAACCGAGATTGGTTGCTTTTATCGCAAAAAGAAAGCCAAAATCGCTTACCCTATTTTCATCAATATCAACCAAATGTGCTGGGTGACTTTCATGAAATGGGCGCGAACGGTAGTTATTTTTTTCAGCCTGGCATTCCAACACGAACCCACCCTTTAACACCGGAAAAAAATACCGAATTAACACAGTTGTTAGCAACTTATCATGCAAAAGCGCTCGATAAAAAAGAACGCTTATATTACAGCGAAGAAAGCTTCGATGATTTTTATTATGGAAAAGGCTCAACTTATCCTGATATCAATGGCGGCATTGGTGTGTTGTTTGAACAAGCCAGTAGTCGTGGTTTTCAACAACAAACGGTTAATGGTTTATTAACCTTTGAATACGGTATTCAAAATCATGTATTAACATCGTTATCGACTATTGAAGGTGCGTGGAAAAACCAAGCTAAATTTAAAGATTATCGTCGAGACTTTTTTAAATTAGCTGAAAAACAAGCCAGTGATGAAAGTTTTAACGGTTATATTTTTACCGAAACAAGTGACCATTATCGGTTACAAGCTTTCTTAAGTAAGTTACAACAACATCAAATTAAGGTTTATCCGCTTAAGCAAGATTATAAGCGTCATGAGCTAACATACATTGCTGAGCAGAGTTATTATATTCCGTTAGAGCAGCCACAATATCGCGTAATCAAGGCTTTGTTTAATCAACAACAAAACTTTGAAGATAATACTTTTTATGATGTTTCAGGCTGGACATTACCACTGGCAATGAATATCAAGTTTGATCAAGTTAGTAGTACTTGGGGCTTAAAAACACAAGAAAAATCTTGGCAGCCTAGCGAGGCAAAAGCAACTGAAGTAAGTGAATCAGCTTACGCTTATGCATTTGAGTGGCATGACTTTTTAGCACCTAAATTGTTAAACAAAATTACTAACGCCAACATTACAGCAAAGGTCGCTACTAAAGACTTTTCAGCGACAGTAAATGGCAAAGTTAAATCGTTTAATCAAGGCACTATTATTGTACCTGCTGGCATTCAACAAGTTGAAAACTGGCAGAGTATTTTGACTGACTTAGCGGCGCAAAGCCAAATACCGTTGAACGCTTTAGATACGGGGTTAACGGCGAAAGGTATTGATATAGGCAGTAGCTCTTTTCGTCCAGTATCGGCACCTAAAGTATTATTAGTGGGAGGCAAAGGCGTTTCACAATATGAAGCAGGAGAAATGCTTTATTACCTTGATAGCTTGCTTGAAATACCAGTAACGGTAGTCGAAATGCAAAGATTAAGTGCCATTGATTTAGCCGAATACAGTCATATTATTATGGTGGATGGGAAATATAAGGCTTTAAGTACTCAGGTAGTGGGAAAGTTTGCATCATGGGTGGCTAATGGTGGCGTAATTTTTGGCCAAAAAAGTGCTGCTCAATGGTTATCAACTAATGAGATACTTAAAATTGATTTTGTCAGCAAAAATCATATCGACCAACTGTTTGATACCGACAAGTTAACCTATGGTGATAAAGAAAAACTCTCTGCAAGAAAGCGCATTGCCGGTGCTATATTTAAAGCCGAGTTAGATATTAGTCATCCACTTGCTTACGGTTATCAACAAAGTGAATTACCCGTATTCCGTAACAGCACTATTATTATGGAGCAAACAGCAAAACCCTTCATTAGCGTAGCAAAATATAGCAAAACGCCTTTACTCAGTGGCTATTCAGATCAGAACTTGGTTAATCGTTTAGCAAATAATCCAACACTTGTTGCTCATAACGTTGGAAAAGGGCGAGTTATTGCAAGTACCGACGACTTAGTTTTTAGAGGTTACTTTTTAGGCAGTATGAAGATAGTGGCAAACAGCTTGTTTTTTGCCAAAGCGTTTAGCGCAACCTTAGCAGAGTAA
- a CDS encoding ComF family protein, with product MEFGNTDNNKILLNLQRLLSQRFSAFRLKISSCILCGNACQHHPLLCQFCQADLPYFNYQLLPYDLLSWPAVTKLIPKKNFDHLIAIAPYVWPLDTWITQLKYQHKTELAELLSYLLIDHWHNYLEIEKTNITPDNTSVLSVPLHLKKWQTRGFNQAHLIARKFSKAFDYSYQANVVIREKCTENQVGKSGLDRRKNLKNAFGLYLGKGERLPKNIILIDDVVTTGTTANEICKLLKNRGVQSITLLCISLAIPN from the coding sequence ATGGAATTTGGCAATACCGACAACAACAAAATATTATTAAATTTACAACGATTATTAAGCCAGCGTTTTAGCGCTTTTAGGCTAAAAATAAGCAGTTGCATTTTATGTGGTAACGCTTGCCAACATCACCCCTTACTTTGTCAGTTTTGCCAAGCAGATTTACCTTATTTTAATTATCAGCTTCTGCCTTATGACTTACTTTCTTGGCCTGCGGTGACAAAACTGATACCAAAAAAGAATTTTGATCACCTAATTGCCATTGCTCCCTATGTTTGGCCATTAGATACTTGGATTACTCAGTTAAAATATCAACATAAAACCGAGCTGGCTGAATTATTAAGCTACCTATTAATTGACCATTGGCATAACTACCTTGAGATTGAAAAAACCAATATTACCCCTGACAACACCTCAGTGTTATCGGTACCATTACATTTAAAAAAGTGGCAAACCCGTGGTTTTAATCAAGCACATCTGATAGCGCGCAAGTTTTCAAAAGCTTTTGATTACTCTTATCAAGCTAATGTAGTGATTCGTGAAAAGTGTACTGAAAATCAGGTAGGAAAATCTGGTTTAGATCGCCGAAAAAACTTAAAAAACGCTTTCGGTTTATATTTAGGTAAAGGAGAGCGTTTACCGAAAAATATCATTTTAATAGATGACGTAGTGACCACAGGAACAACCGCTAATGAGATCTGTAAATTGCTGAAAAACAGAGGAGTGCAAAGTATTACACTCCTCTGTATTAGTTTAGCCATTCCGAACTAG
- the bioH gene encoding pimeloyl-ACP methyl ester esterase BioH, producing the protein MTQKLKIASTGQGTPLVFIHGWGLNSAVWQPCLANLQTDFEVITVDLPGFATNNSVQLAEYSLVEIAELITLAVGKPAIYIGWSLGGLIASQIAISHPKLLLGLVTVASSPQFVERDNWPGIKASVLALFHQQLAQDTTKTISNFLKIQAMGSPHIRQDIKTIRDLVMQYAQPSRQVLDDSLSLLETSNLSEQIQSIDKPFLRLYGKLDGLVPKQVISRVDEIVPNSQSYIFEQASHAPFISHQSEFLVVLKNWIAQNFTKNT; encoded by the coding sequence ATGACACAAAAATTAAAAATTGCGAGTACAGGACAAGGAACTCCGCTAGTGTTTATTCATGGTTGGGGCCTTAACTCTGCTGTTTGGCAGCCTTGCTTAGCGAATTTACAGACTGATTTTGAAGTTATTACCGTTGATCTTCCAGGTTTTGCTACAAATAATTCGGTGCAACTGGCTGAATATTCTTTAGTTGAAATAGCTGAACTGATTACTCTGGCGGTTGGGAAACCTGCTATTTATATTGGTTGGTCGTTAGGTGGGTTAATTGCTAGTCAAATAGCCATTTCACACCCTAAGCTATTATTAGGGTTAGTTACTGTTGCAAGTTCTCCTCAGTTTGTTGAACGTGATAATTGGCCTGGTATTAAAGCGAGCGTATTGGCATTGTTTCACCAGCAATTAGCTCAAGACACGACAAAAACCATTAGCAATTTTTTGAAAATTCAAGCCATGGGCAGCCCACATATACGCCAAGACATTAAAACAATTCGTGATCTAGTTATGCAGTATGCTCAACCTAGTAGACAGGTGTTAGACGATTCATTAAGTTTATTAGAGACATCAAATTTGTCTGAGCAGATACAATCGATTGATAAGCCATTTTTAAGGCTTTACGGAAAGCTTGATGGTTTAGTACCTAAACAAGTCATAAGTAGAGTTGATGAAATTGTACCTAATAGTCAAAGTTATATATTTGAACAAGCTTCACATGCGCCATTCATATCCCATCAAAGCGAGTTTCTAGTGGTATTAAAGAATTGGATAGCCCAAAATTTCACTAAAAATACATAG